In Myxocyprinus asiaticus isolate MX2 ecotype Aquarium Trade chromosome 16, UBuf_Myxa_2, whole genome shotgun sequence, a single window of DNA contains:
- the LOC127454243 gene encoding beta-2 adrenergic receptor-like — protein sequence MPEELANCSLCCCTMTYKILMVVFMISLILAILFGNTLTLAVVFGTKHFHSPQGYLKASLAVADLAVGIFVVPLSVYAEISLMIYNSKPEWTVRNSQNITFHPCSFIGPVFAGCTLVSITTIFLLTIERSIAVLKPLHKESVITKKRTSILIIFSWIGSFLLATSPMVFSNEIALEYNSCSRMCNYALGNTDFPSQSWHILLLFPAFDFTLLGGTVVINFISLTTIRQHSKRRKHLAETESQRATKPTFSDIKAAKTIGTLTLAFTMSFTPIAVFVVGNVFGNEWCTFSFFAFWILTTNSCCNVIIYGVRDQKFRNRAYQLLISTHLNNAPKK from the coding sequence ATGCCAGAGGAGCTTGCAAACTGCAGTTTGTGTTGCTGTACCATGACCTATAAGATACTCATGGTGGTCTTCATGATATCACTCATACTTGCCATACTTTTTGGAAACACTCTGACATTGGCAGTGGTCTTTGGAACTAAACACTTCCACAGTCCGCAGGGTTATTTAAAAGCCTCGCTAGCTGTGGCAGACCTGGCGGTGGGAATTTTCGTGGTACCCTTGTCCGTTTACGCAGAAATATCCCTCATGATCTACAATTCAAAACCAGAGTGGACAGTGCGCAATTCCCAAAACATTACTTTTCACCCTTGCAGTTTTATCGGACCGGTGTTTGCGGGATGCACTTTGGTTTCCATCACAACCATTTTCCTCCTGACCATTGAAAGGAGCATCGCTGTTTTGAAGCCTCTCCACAAGGAATCTGTCATCACCAAAAAAAGAACAAGCATACTAATAATATTTTCATGGATTGGGAGCTTTCTCTTGGCAACATCCCCAATGGTTTTCAGTAATGAAATCGCATTGGAGTACAATTCTTGCAGTAGAATGTGCAATTACGCATTGGGAAACACTGACTTCCCATCCCAGTCATGGCACATTCTCTTACTTTTCCCTGCATTTGACTTTACTCTACTCGGGGGAACTGTTGTCATCAATTTCATATCCCTCACTACAATTCGCCAGCACTCAAAAAGAAGAAAACATCTTGCTGAGACTGAGAGCCAAAGAGCAACGAAACCAACCTTCTCCGACATCAAGGCTGCCAAAACAATAGGGACACTGACACTGGCTTTCACCATGTCTTTCACTCCTATTGCTGTGTTTGTCGTTGGAAATGTTTTTGGAAACGAATGGTGcactttttcattttttgccTTTTGGATTTTAACCACAAACAGCTGCTGTAATGTTATTATATATGGTGTGAGAGACCAAAAGTTTAGAAACCGCGCCTATCAACTGCTCATATCCACACACTTGAATAATGCACCGAAAAAATAA